DNA from Anaerolineales bacterium:
TCATCCCCGGCTGGCCCTCGGCGTTGAGGCGCACCTGGTTGCCGCTATCCACGCCCGCGGGGATCTTGACTTCGCGGCGCACCTGCACACGCTCCAGGCCGCTGCCGTTGCACACGCGGCAGGCCTTGTCGAACAGTTCACCGCTGCCGCGACAATCCGGACAGGTGGTCACCTGGATCATGTTGCCCAGCAGCGTAGCGCGCGCCCGGCGCACCTCTCCTGCCCCACCGCAAGTGGTGCATTTGTGTTTCTTGCTACCCGGCTCGGCGCCATCGCCACTGCAGTGGTGGCAGGTTTCATCGCGCGTGAATTCGATGGTCTTATCGACCCCGAACACCGCTTCTTCAAAATCGAGGGTGAGGTTGTATTGCAAGTCAGCGCCGCGCGCCGGCGCGTTGCGATCGCGCGTGCGGCGGCCGCCCCCGAAGGGGAAGCCGAACATCTCGCCGAACAGATCGCTAAGGTCAATGTTGCTGAAATCCGGCATGCCGCCGAAGCCATCCATACCGGCATGGCCGTAGCGGTCATAGGCGCCGCGCTTCTGGTCATCTGAGAGCACGGCATAGGCTTCGTTGAGCTCTTTGAATTTTTCTTCGGCGCCCGGATCCTTATTGACATCCGGGTGATATTGGCGCGCCAAACGGCGGAAGGCGCTTTTCAGCTCTTCCGCCGTGGCATTGCGAGGAACGCCAAGAATTTCGTAGTAGTCGCGTTTTGCGGCCATAAAAGTGAGCAGTGACTAGTAATCAGTGAGCAGGTCACAGATGGCAGGAATCCTCCTGCTCACCCCGCCCTGCTCACCGTTCACTGGTCCTAGGCCTCTTTAAACTCGCCGTCGACAACGTCTTCGCCGCCCGCCGGGCCGCTGCCGGGGCCAGCTTCGGGGCCGCCGGCGGCCGGGCCAGCGCCGCCTTGGTAGGCTTCGGCGCCCAGCTTCTGCAGACGTTCCATCAGGGCTTCGGTGGCCGCCTTCATGGCGGCGGCATCCTCACCGCCCAGGGCGACACGCGTCTTAGCCACCAGGTCTTCGATCTCCTGCTTGCTAGCCGCCGGCACCTTGTCACCGAGGTCTTTGAGAGTCTTCTCGGCGGTGTAGACGGCGCTATCGGCAGTGTTGTGCGCTTCCACCAGCTCTTTGCGCTGGTCGTCTTGCGCCTTGTTAGCCTCAGCATCCTTGCGCATACGCTCCACCTCGCTGTCAGACAAGCCAGACGAAGCAGTGATGGTGATGTGCTGGCTGCGGCTGGTGGCCTTGTCAGCCGCGGTGACGTTGATGATGCCGTTGGCATCGATGTCAAAGGTCACTTCGATCTGCGGCACGCCACGCGGCGCCGGCGGAATGCCGTCAAGCACGAACTTGCCCAGGCTCTTGTTGTCAACGGCCATCGGGCGTTCGCCCTGCAGCACGTTGATCTCGACCTGGTTCTGGTTGTCGGCGGCGGTGGAGAACACCTGGCTCTTGCGCGTGGGGATGGTGGTGTTGCGCTCGATCAGCGGGGTGGCTACGCCGCCCAGCGTCTCGATCGACAGGGTCAGGGGAGTTACATCCAAGAGCAGGATGTCTTTGACATCACCACCCAGCACGCCGGCCTGGATGGCGGCGCCCACAGCCACGACTTCATCCGGATTAACACCCTTGTGCGGCTCTTTGCCGAACAGTTTCTTGACGGCTTCTTGCACGGCCGGCATACGCGTCATGCCGCCCACCAGCACCACTTCGTTGATATCGGCGGGCTTGAGGTCAGCATCTTTCAGCGCCTGGCGCACCGGGGCCAGCGTGCGCTCCACCAGATCTTCAGTGAGCTGCTCCAACTTGGCACGCGTCAGCTTGGTGACCAAGTGCTTGGGGCCAGCCGCATCGGCGGTGATGTAAGGCAGGTTGATCTCCGTCTGCTGTAGGGAGGACAATTCAATCTTGGCCTTCTCGGCGGCTTCTTTCAAGCGCTGCAGGGACTGGCGGTCCTGGCGCAGGTCAATGCCGTTGTCGCGCTGGAAGTCATCGGCCAGCCAGTTGATGATGCGCTGGTCAAAGTCATCACCACCCAGGAAGGTATCACCACTGGTGGAACGCACCTGGAAGACGCCATCGCCTACATCGAGGATGGAGATATCGAAGGTGCCACCGCCGAGGTCATACACGGCGATGATCTCATTCTTCTGCTTGTCGAGGCCGTAGGCCAGCGAGGACGCAGTGGGCTCGTTGATGATGCGCAGCACTTCCAAGCCAGCGATCTTGCCGGCATCCTTGGTGGCGTTGCGCTGGGCATCGTTGAAGTAGGCCGGCACGGTGATCACGGCCTGGGTCACCGGCTCGCCGAGGTAAGCTTCGGCATCGGCCTTGATCTTGGCCAGGATCATCGCCGAGACCTCGGGCGGGCTGTAGCGCTTGTCAGCCATCTCCACTTCAATGCCGCTGTTGCTGGCCTGGTGGATCTTGTAAGGCACTACTTCCAGCGCCTTGGCGGTTTCCGCATCATCAAACTTGCGGCCCATGAAGCGCTTGATCGAGTAGATGGTGTTCTCCGGGTTCACTACGGCCTGATTGCGCGCCGGGCGCCCGACGAGACGCTCGCCATTCTTGTTGATCGCCACCACCGAGGGAACGACGCGTTCGCCTTCGGCGGTGGGGATGACGACCGGTTCGCCGCCTTCCATCACGGCACCCACCGAGTTGGTGGTGCCGAGGTCAATACCGATGATCTTTGCCATATCTTGTCTCCTCAAATAATTGCAGTTGTTATTGGGCTACCTTCACCACGGCGGGGCGCAGCACGCGCTCGCCGAGGGTGTAGCCGGTGCGCAGCACTTCGCTCACCGTGCCACTGGCGTAGTCGGGGTTGGGCTCTTGCGCCACGGCTTCGTGCAGGTTGGCGTCAAAAGGCTGGCCCAGCGGGTCTACACGCTGCACGCCCTCCGCTTCGAGGAAGCCGAGCAGCTTGCGGTAGATCAGCTCGATGCCCTGGCCCCAGTCGGCGGCGGCCTCTGGCTGGCTCTTGAAGGCCAGCTCCAGGTCGTCCACAATTTCCAGGTAGCGCTTGATCACGCGGCCGCGGATCTCGGCTTCCTGGGCTTCCTGGTCACGCGCCATGCGCTTCTTGTAGTTGGCAAACTCAGCCTGGGCGCGCTGCCAGCCTTCGAGGTTCTCGGCGGCTTTGGCGTGCGCGGCTTGCAGCTCCTGCTGCAAACCCACGTCAGCCACTTCGCCCGCGGTGGCCTGGGTGTCTTCGGGGGTATGTGTTGTTTCGTCCATTGTTCTCTTATCAGTCCTGCGTACTCATGGTTTCAGCCATCATGCCACTCAGCAATCCGGCCACATAATCTACGGTGGAGACGGCGCGGCCATAGGCCATGCGGATAGGGCCAAGCACGCCGAGGTATCCGCTGGCGGCGTTGGTGGCGCCGTAGCGTGCCAGCACCAGCGAGAAATCGTTAAGCTCTTCCCAGCGGCCTTCGCCGCCGATGAGCACTTGCACGCCGCCGATCTCGCTGTTCATCAACGTTTGTGCCAGTAAGTCCGCCAGCATCGGGCGCTCTTCAAACACGCGCAGGGCACGCTGGGCGGCATCCGCATCGCTGAACTCCGGCTGGGCTAACACATTGGTCAGGCCGTCTTGCAGTACCTCGCCGGTGAGCGGGCTCTGCGTGTTGTGTAGCTCAGCTTGTACCAGCTTGTAGATCTCGCCAGCCAGCTCGCCCATCTCGGTCGCGGGCGGCTGGATGGTATCCAGCGTCACGTTGCGCAGGTGCTGGTTGAGCTTGGCCGCCATGCTGCTCAGGCGCTCCTGGTCCACCGCGTCCTTGAGCGCCAGCATCTGCTGACGCACCAGGCCGTTCTCCAGCACCAACACCATCAGCACTTGGCGGCCAGTGGTGAGGATCAGTTCCAAATGCTTGAAGCGCCCCGATTGGGTCTGCGGGGCGGTGATCAGCGAGGCGGCGCGCGACTGGTTAGCCAGTACCGAGGCGGCCAGCTTCATCCACTGCTGCGTCTCGTGACGCGCCTGGTAGAACTGGTGGCTGATAGTGTGGCGCAGCGAAGCGGGCAGCTCCTGGCGCGCCATCAGCTCGCCTACAAAGAAGCGGAAGCCCTCCTCGGTGGGCACGCGGCCCGCCGAGGTATGCGGCTGGCGCAGGTAGCCGGCTTCGGTGAGCTCGGCCATCTCGTTGCGGATGGTGGCCGAGCTGAAATCCAGCGCGTATTGATCCAGCAGGCGCTTGGAGCCGACCGGCTGGGTACTTTCGACGTAATCCTTGACGATCAGGCCAAGGATGAGCTTCTGGCGCTCACTGAGGGGATGGGTCATTGTTTTCTGTGTGTTTTTAGCACTCTCGATGCTAGAGTGCTAAATCACTCTATCCCTCATTTTAACAAGCCAGAAAAGGCCAGTCAAGAAATCTGACTGGCCTTGGGGCGTTTCTTACAAAGGTCTAAGAGTGGGTTTAAGGCTCTACCCCGATCGAAATCAGGGCTTGCTGCACATAAGACGATTTGGGGTTGACGTTTTGCGCCAGGCGGAACTGCTGGATGGCGCCATTGCGGTCCCCCTCGCGATACAGCACCCAGCCCATCCAGATCATCGCCTCTTCGGAGACATCGGTAATGCGCAGAGCATAGGTGAGCAGCTCGCGCATATCGTCCATGCGGCCGGTGTTGTAGTAGGCGAAGAAGGGGCCAAACTGGTAGCGCAGCATGCGCTGCGGCAGGCCCAGCTCACGCGCCCGGTCAAAGGCGGTGGCGGCGTTGCCGTACTCCAGGAAGTGCACCTGGTTCATCCCAAGATTGAACCAGGCATACGCGTCTTGCGGATTGGCCTGGATTTCGCGCTCAGCGGTGGCCAGCGCGTTGCGGCGATTGGTGTCCACATCCCAATCTTCGCCGAGCAGCTCCTGCACGCGCGCTTCCTGATCGGGGCGATAGATCAGCAGGTAGACGCGGTTGAACTGCTTCCAGAATTCATCGGTCTCGGCATAACTACGCACCAGGTCGGCGCCGCGCCAGGTATCTTGATAGGTGAAAGTTTGCGCGGCCTCATCATAAGCAGTGATGAGCACATAGTGCCCGGCCCAGCGGTCATCGCCAGCCCAGGCGTCGGTTTCCAGGTATTCGCCTTCCTCGATCATCACCGGAATGCCCTCGGCCAGAAACTGCTTGATCAACTCGATCGTGCCGCCCACGCGGAAGGTGGAGCGCAGCCAGCCGGCGTAGTTGCCAGCAAAGTGGATCAGCTCGTCTACATTGACATTGCGGTCGCCGGTCTCGGGCTTGATCTCATCGGCAATGTCTTGCTGGGTTCCCTGCCATCCGTAAAAGTCCAGGTACATTGCCAGGGTGGCCGGGCCGCAGTTGTTGGGCGTCTGGCGTTCGTAGCGCGGCGCGGGCAACTGCACCAGCCCGGGCAGCGGCGTGGGGCTGGCCGGCGGCGTGGCGCTGGGCGCCGGCGGGCTGAAGGTGGGCAAGGGGCTCTGTACCACGTTCACCTGCGGGGCGGGCAACGCCTGCACCGGATCGATGATGCCGCGCAGATAGGCGCGGGCGCTTTCGTAGCCCCAATCGGCGCGCAGCCTCACCCAGGGCACTTGATAGGCCAGCACGGCCACCAGCAGCAGGCCGAGTACACCAAGCAACAGATTGCGTATGCGCATGGGGGAGATTGTATCCAGCTTATTTGAGCGCCAGCTAAGTATTCGCCTACCCCACGCGGAACTTTGCGCCAGGTGGTGGCGTTAATATAGCGATACCCAAGGAGACCTAATGAAACGCAATTTGATTCTGCTCAGCGCCCTGCTCGTGCTCACCGCCGCCTGCCGCCCCGCCGCTTCGCCCCACCGCGTATTCGAAGCCGGCCAGGCTGAGATGCAGGTGGGCGAAAGCCTGGATGATGTACAGTCTGGCTCCATGCTGACCTTTGTGGAGATCGTGCAAGACAGCCGTTGCCCGGCGGATGCGATCTGCATCAGCTCTGGCTTTGTACAGGCACGCTTCGCCATCCAGGAAGGCGACAGCACCCGCACGGCGATCCTGACCCTGGGCGATATGGCCAGCGGCGACACCAACGTCACCACGGTGGGCGAGTTCACCGTCACCCTGCTAGAGGTGAACCCCTACCCGCTGGCTTCCGCCCCGGTGGACTATGCCGATTACACCGTGACGCTGGATCTGTACGCAGACTAGGCCGCGACGTGCCGGCAAGAAAAAAGCGCCCTCCTGTGAGGGCGCTTTTTTGTTAGCTATAATCCTTCCGCATGAAATACCACATCTGGACCGAAGGCTGCCAAATGAACGTGGCCGACTCACAGCGCGTCGCCTCGGCGCTGGAGCGCCTGGGCTACGTGGCTACACCGGTGATCGAGGACGCGCAAGTAATCGTGCTCAACACCTGCGTGGTGCGCCAGAGCGCCGAAGACAAGGCGATGGGCCGCGTGACCTCGCTCAAGCCGCTCAAAGAAGCCCGGCCGGATGTCACCATCAACCTGATGGGCTGCATGGTGGGCGTGAAAGGGCAAGACAAGCTGCGCGCCGCCCTACCCTATGTGGATGTGTTCTCGCCGCCCTCTGACCCTGGCCCGCTGGTGGCGCACCTCACGCAGGAAGACAGCCGCTTCATTGAGTTGCAGGCCACGCAGCAACGCTTCGAGCAAATGGACAACGAGGCCCTGATCCTGCCGCTGGAGGAGCGCGGCCAACTGGTCACGGCGCACGTGCCAGTGGTCTACGGCTGCTCGCATGCCTGCACCTTCTGTATCATCCCCTACCGCCGTGGCGTGGAGCGCAGCCGCCCGCTGGGCGAGATCGTGGCCGAGATCCGCGCCCTGGCCGCCCAGGGCGTCAAAGAAGTCACCCTGCTGGGCCAGATCGTGGATCGCTACGGCAAAGACGTAGCGGATGGCCCCAATCTGCCGGCGCTGCTGCGCCGCGTCAGCGAGGTGGAGGGCATTGAGCGCATTCGCTTCCTGACCTCGCACCCCAACTGGATGACCGACGAGCTGCTGGAAACGGTGGCGGCGCTGCCCAAGGTGATGCCGCAGATCGAGGTGCCGGTGCAAGCCGGGCACGATGAAGTGCTGGCCAACATGAAGCGCGGCTACACCGTGGCCGAATACCGCGCCCTGGTGGAGCGCATCCGTCGCATCATTCCCCAGGTGGCGATCGCCACCGACATCATCGTCGGCTTCCCCGGCGAAACCGAAGCGCAGTTCGAGGGCACGCGCCAATTGCTGGCCGAGCTCAAGCTCGACGTGGCCCACCTGGCGCGCTACTCCACGCGCGAGGGTACCGTGGCCGCCCGCCGCATGCTGGATGACGTGCCCGAAGATGAGAAGATGCGCCGCCTGAAGGTGCTCGATCGCCAGCAGGAAGCGATTTTGACCGAGATCAACGCCCGCTATCTGGGCACGACGGTGCCGGTGCTGTTTGAAGAAGACGTGCGCGGGCGCTGGAAGGGGCGCACGGAAACCAACAAGCTGGTCTTCGTGCAAAGTGAGACGCGCCTGCACGGGCAGGTGCGCCCGGTGCAAATCACCTGGACCGGGCCATGGTCGATGCAGGGCCGCTTGCTGCCAGACCCGGCCACGCTGCCGATTCTCATCGAGCCGATCGTGGTTTCGTAGCGAGTTTAAACCTCAACACCAAAGACACAAAGAGCACAAAGTTTTAGGCGCTCCCGTCATCACGAGCGCAGCACACCATTCCGCCCAGCTGTCATTCCGCGGAGGAATCCTTTAGGCTTTCCCGAAAACACGCCACGCAGCGATGACGCTGCGCGGGCTTAGCTTAAAACGCAAACGGGCGCCTCGCCGCGCCCGCTTGCTCATCGAGGAGGAGAGAGTGCAAAGCTTCACTTACTCCTGCTCATTGGATGGCCCCAGAGGGCCACTTCTTACCTCACCTATCCAACCTGATCTATCTAGCCCGCCACCACCCCCTTCCCTGGGTGGCCATCATCTACCGACATCACCGCCGGCAAAGCCATCCCTACCAGCGCCAGCAAGAAGCACACCACCCCGCCCAGCATGTACCAACTGGGCACGCCGTAGCGATCCGCCAGCGGCCCGGCGGCCAGCAGGCTGACCGGTGTGGCCGCGGTAGAGAGGCTGTTGATCAACGAGAACACACGCCCCTGCATGCCCGGCTCCACCGCGCCTTGCAGGATGGCGCCCAGCGAACCATTGACGATCGGGTTCATCAAGCCCGAGAAGAACATACCCGCCACCGCCCAGGGGAATGCGTGCGCCGGGGTGCGCCCCACCAAGAAAGTGAAGACGCCCATGCCCAGCAGGCCCAGCATGGCGGTGAGGATTTGGCGGCGGAAGCCGCCCCAGGCACCCAGCAGCAAGCCGCCCAGGATCACTCCGGCGCTGAACATGGCTTCGAACAGGCCTAGCTCCTTCACGCCGCCGCCGAAATGCTTGGTGATCAACAGCGGGGTCAGCGCCCCGGCCGGGCTGAACAAGAAGTTGATCGCCGTGGCCATCAGGCAGATGATCAGCAAGCCCGGCCAACTGAGCACATAGTCCAGCCCGGCGCGCACATCCTGCCAGAAGCTGGGCGCCAGGCCCGCTGAGGGCGCCTTGGCCGGCTGAGGAATGGTAAAGAAGAATAAAGGCACCACCGCAAACAAGGCGGTAAGCACATCCAGGCCCAGCAAGCCCTGCATGGGCAGCAGCTCCAACAGCAGTGCGCCCAAAGGCGCCGAGAGGATGTTCATGCCCCCATTGAGCATCTGGTTCAGGCCCTGAATGCGCGCCAGGTGCTGCGGCGGCACCATCAGCGAGGTAGACGCTTGCATCGCCGGGCCGTGAAAAGCACCCCCCAAGGCGCGCAGGAACATCGCCAGATAGATATGCCAGAGCTGCACCGCGCCCAGAGCGAACAGCAGCGCCAGCAGCACGGTGACCAGGGCCACACCGCTATCCGCCACCATCATGATGCGCCGGCGGTTGCCACGGTCGATCAGCGAGCCCACCAGTGGGGCCAGGGCGATATTGGGCAGCATCGCCACCAGGGTGGCGGTGGCCAGCACGGTAGCTGAGCCGGTCTGGCGGGTGAGGTACCACACCAGGCCAAACTGCACCAATTGGCTGCCTAGCAGCGAAAGCGCCTGCCCCACCCAGATGGTGAAGAAGCGCCGCTGCCAACGGCCAAGGTCTTGAGCGGGGGCAGTAGCCATGGTTAGAAGAAATTGGCGATCAGCGTACGCGCCAAGCCCGTCAGGGTGTGGAAGCGGCTGGGATAGGCGGCGGCACGATCGGCCGCATGAGCCTGCTGAAACAGAAAAGTGAAACTCGAAAGAGAAGAATTGAACATTTTTGCTCCTTATTTGCATAGATACTAAACATTTATATTGAATTTGTCAATAGATATTTTATAAATTCTTATATTCCTATGCATATTTTTGATATTTTGCAAAAATAGATTACACTTTTTACATGAACGACACAAAAATCCCCCCTCTGCACCTCGAACACAATGGCAGCGGCATACCGGTCTTGCTGATCCACGGCTTCCCCTTCACCAGCCGCATGTGGCGCCCGCAACTCAGCGGGCTGGCCGCCAGCGGCCACATCCTGGCGCCCGACCTGCCGGGCTTCGGGCGCACGCCGGCCGCCCCGCCCCCGCACAGCGTGGAACGCCTGGCCGCCGCCTGCCTGGACGCGGTGACGGCTCTGGGCATTCACGAGCCGGTGGTGCTGGGTGGCCTCTCGATGGGCGGCTACATTGCCCTGGCCGCGGCGCGCCACTTCCCGGAGCGCTTGCGCGGCCTGATGCTGCTCTCCACCCGCGCCGGGGCCGATTCGGCGGAAGCCAAGGCCAATCGCGACAAGAGCATCGCCACCGCCCAAGCCGAAGGCCCGGCCCCGGCGGGCGAAGGGATGTATCCCAAACTCCTCGCGCCGGAAAATTACGCCGCCCAGCCGGAAACCGCCAGCGAGCTGAAAGCGATCTTGCAGGGTGCGACCACCGAAGGGGTGGTGATGGGCCTGACTGCCATGCGTGACCGCCCGGATGCAACGGATGAGCTGCCGGAGATCAACCTGCCCACGCTGATCATTCACGGACAGCAAGACCAGGTGATCCCATTCAGTGAAGCCGAGGCAATGGCCGCTGCAATTCCCCACAGCCAACTGCACCTCCTGCCGCAGGCCGGCCATGTGCCCAACTTGGAGCAACCCGAGCGCTTCAATCAGGCGGTGACAGAGTTCCTCGGCCGGCTGAGTTGAGCTGCGCGCCGCGCGCGCAATGTGGGGCTGAACGCGGCAAAACGATATAATCTCGCCATGCTGTTCAGCCAACGCATGCAACCGGTGGAGTATCTGGCCATCGGCCACATCACGCTTGACGAGACTCCGCAGGGGCCGCGCCTGGGCGGCTCGGCCGCCTACGCGGCGCGCACCGCGCAAGCCTTCGGCTTGCGCGCCGGCATCCTCACCGCTTGGGGTGAGGAGCTACCCGCCACTGTGCTCGACGGCATCCAAATCCTCAACATCGGCGCCGAGCACAGCACGCGTTTCGAAAACCGCTATGTCGACGGCGCACGTACGCAATACATTCGCCACCAGGCGCCCACGCTGGCCTTTCACCATGTGCCCGAAGCCTGGCGCCAGACGCCGCTGCTGCACCTGGCGCCGGTGGCCCAAGAGGTTTCCCCGGCGCTGCTGCGCTATTTCCCTGAAGCCAGCATCGGCGCTACGCCACAGGGCTGGCTGCGCGATTGGGACGCCAGCGGCCGCGTGCAACCCAGCGCCTGGCCTGAAGGCGAAAGCATCCTCAACCGTTTGGATGCCTGCGTGATCGGCCTCGAAGATGTAGGCGGCGATCAGCGCCGCGTAGAAGCGATGGCCGCGCAGTGCCCTATTCTGATCGTCACCGACGGCAAGCACGGCGCCACGCTGTACACCCAGGGCGAAGTGCTGCCGATCACCACCCCACAAGTCGACGAAGTAGACCCTACCGGGGCTGGCGATGTCTTCGCCGCAACCTTCTTCCTGCAATGGCAGCGCAGCGGCGATGCAGCCGCGGCGGCCCACCTGGCCGCGCAGGTCGCAGCGCACTCGGTTACCCGCGCTGGCCTGGCTGGCATCCCCACCCAGGCCGAGCTGTTCGGCCTGCTGGCTGAGGCGGCGGCCTGATGGCGCGCATCTACACCCTCGTCAATCAAAAGGGTGGCGTCGGCAAGACCACCACCACGATCAACCTGGGCGCCTACCTGGCACATTTGGGCCAACGCGTACTCCTGGTGGACCTGGACCCGCAGGCCAACGCCACCTCGTGCCTGGGGATTGACAAGGCCAGTGTGCAAAGTGGCACCTACGAAGCGATCATGGGGCTGCACCCGGCCAGCGAAAGCATCCTGGTTAGCCCGGAGCTCAAACTCTCGCTGCTGCCCGCCTCGCCCGCCCTGGCCGGCGCCGAAGTGGAGCTGGTGAACGAACTGGCCCGTGAAAACAAGCTGCGCGAAGCACTGCAGCCACTTAAAGACAAATACGATTACATTCTGATCGATTGCCCGCCTTCGCTGGGCCTGCTGACCCTCAACGGCATGGTGGCGGCGCAAGACGGCATCATCATTCCGGTGCAGTGCGAATACCTGGCGCTGGAAGGCCTGAGCATGTTGTTGAGCACGATCGAGCGTGTGCGCAAAGCGCTGTTCCCCGGATTGCGCGTGCGCGGCGTGCTGCTGACGATGTACGACAATCGCACGCGCCTCTCCGACGAAGTCGTCAGCCAGGTGCGCGCCCACTTCAAGAAAGAGACCTTCAACGTGGTCATCCCGCGCAACATCCGTCTGGCCGAAGCGCCCTCACACGGCCTGCCGATCATCGCCTACTTCCCCAATTCCCCCGGGGCCGAGGCACACCGCCAACTGGCGCAGGAAGTATTGGAAGGAGACGGCGTGACGGTGGCCGTGAACGCGTAAATGAAAAAATCTCGTTTGGGCCGCGGGCTCGACTCCCTGATCCCTTCCGAAAGCGCCATCAAGCCCAGCGATGTGCAGCAGGTGGCCGTGGAGGCGATCCGCCCCAACCCACACCAGCCGCGCACGCACTTCGCCAAGGAGCAACTGGCCGAGCTGGCTGAATCGATCCGCACCTATGGCGTGATCCAGCCCTTGATCGTCAAAGAAGACGCCGGCGGGCGCTACACCCTGATCGCCGGCGAGCGCCGCCTGCAAGCCTCCAAGCTGGCCGGGCTGGCCACGGTGCCCGTGGTCAGCCGTGAAGCCAGCGACCGCGACCTGGTGGAGCTGGCCCTGGTGGAGAATGTGCAACGCGCTGACCTAAGCCCGCTGGAAACCGCCGAAGCCTACCAGCACATGCACCACCAGTTCAACCTTTCGCATGACGAGATCGCCCGCCGGGTGGGCAAGAGCCGCGTGGCGATCACCAACACGCTGGGCCTGCTCGAGCTCAGCGCGGCGGTGAAGCAAGCCCTGCTGGATGAAAGCATCAGCGAAGGCCACGCCCGCGCCCTGAAGGCGTTGGATACACCCCAGGCGCAGCGCGCCGCGCTGAGCACGATCGTCAGCCAGGGGCTGAACGTGCGCCAGACGGAGGAGTTGGTGCGCAAACTACGCGGCACGCGCCCCAAGGCGGCCGCCAAGGCTTCACAAAGCGCCGAGATCCGCGATCTGCAGAATGAGCTGCGCGATGCGCTGGGCACCAAGGTGAAAGTGCAGCACAGCCGCAAGGGCGGGCATATTACGGTGTTTTATTATTCCGATGAAGAGCTGGACAGTCTGGTCACCCGCCTAACCAAACGTAGATAAGCACCTCGTTGGCTTCTTAAAAAAAGCGATCGATTAATTGATTGATCAATTAATCGATCGTTTTTCTTTTAGCGCTGATTGCTCAGAAAGCGTTCGTGCTCGGCCAGCGAATCACGCGCCAGCTCCAGCACGGCTTGCATGCTGCGCTCAGATTGATCACGCAGATGCTGCAGGGTGTCTTGCGCATCGCGCAGCGTATCTTCCAGCATCGTGATCTGGTCAGCCAGTTTTTCGCGCTGGCGGCCCTCCTCACGCATCTGCTCTTCGTTGGTCAGCGTAAAGCTGGCCCAGCGCTTTTGCGCATCGGCCTGGAAGGTCGACCATTCCTGGCGGAAGCGCTGTTCGCCCAGGCGCTGGATCTCGCTGAGCTCATTCACGCGGCGATTGATCTTCTCCACCAGCTCATCGAACGAGCGCTGGGCGCGCTTGACCGCCAGATCGGTAGTCTCTAACTCTTTGAGGTGGCGCACCAGGGTATTGGATTGCTGCTCCACCAGTTCAAAGCGCTTGGCCCATTCCTTCATCGTGCGCTTGCGTTCTTCGTCTTGCACGTTGGCCTGCTCCAGAAAGGCGAGCTGAGCCTGTTTGCGCTGCTCTTCGGCGGCAAACATCTCATCCACGCGCTTATCCACCTTGCGCTGGCCATCCAGGATCAATTCGGTGCGCTTGGCGGCAGTATCCAGGCGGCTGATCAGCGCGGCCACTTCAGCGTGCATTTCAGTCAGGCGTTTGATGTCTTGCTGGCTGTTCTTCTCGATGGTTTGGGCGATCTTGGCGCGCTGTTCCTCGCCACGCTCCACCGCGGTCACCGCGCCTTCCAGCCGCTCCACCCCGCCGCTCAGCTTCAGCAGGGTCTGGCTGTGTTCGTTTTGTTGCTTGCGCAGCGCCTGCAGCTCGGTCATCTC
Protein-coding regions in this window:
- the miaB gene encoding tRNA (N6-isopentenyl adenosine(37)-C2)-methylthiotransferase MiaB → MKYHIWTEGCQMNVADSQRVASALERLGYVATPVIEDAQVIVLNTCVVRQSAEDKAMGRVTSLKPLKEARPDVTINLMGCMVGVKGQDKLRAALPYVDVFSPPSDPGPLVAHLTQEDSRFIELQATQQRFEQMDNEALILPLEERGQLVTAHVPVVYGCSHACTFCIIPYRRGVERSRPLGEIVAEIRALAAQGVKEVTLLGQIVDRYGKDVADGPNLPALLRRVSEVEGIERIRFLTSHPNWMTDELLETVAALPKVMPQIEVPVQAGHDEVLANMKRGYTVAEYRALVERIRRIIPQVAIATDIIVGFPGETEAQFEGTRQLLAELKLDVAHLARYSTREGTVAARRMLDDVPEDEKMRRLKVLDRQQEAILTEINARYLGTTVPVLFEEDVRGRWKGRTETNKLVFVQSETRLHGQVRPVQITWTGPWSMQGRLLPDPATLPILIEPIVVS
- a CDS encoding ParB/RepB/Spo0J family partition protein, whose protein sequence is MKKSRLGRGLDSLIPSESAIKPSDVQQVAVEAIRPNPHQPRTHFAKEQLAELAESIRTYGVIQPLIVKEDAGGRYTLIAGERRLQASKLAGLATVPVVSREASDRDLVELALVENVQRADLSPLETAEAYQHMHHQFNLSHDEIARRVGKSRVAITNTLGLLELSAAVKQALLDESISEGHARALKALDTPQAQRAALSTIVSQGLNVRQTEELVRKLRGTRPKAAAKASQSAEIRDLQNELRDALGTKVKVQHSRKGGHITVFYYSDEELDSLVTRLTKRR
- a CDS encoding alpha/beta fold hydrolase translates to MNDTKIPPLHLEHNGSGIPVLLIHGFPFTSRMWRPQLSGLAASGHILAPDLPGFGRTPAAPPPHSVERLAAACLDAVTALGIHEPVVLGGLSMGGYIALAAARHFPERLRGLMLLSTRAGADSAEAKANRDKSIATAQAEGPAPAGEGMYPKLLAPENYAAQPETASELKAILQGATTEGVVMGLTAMRDRPDATDELPEINLPTLIIHGQQDQVIPFSEAEAMAAAIPHSQLHLLPQAGHVPNLEQPERFNQAVTEFLGRLS
- a CDS encoding ParA family protein; translation: MARIYTLVNQKGGVGKTTTTINLGAYLAHLGQRVLLVDLDPQANATSCLGIDKASVQSGTYEAIMGLHPASESILVSPELKLSLLPASPALAGAEVELVNELARENKLREALQPLKDKYDYILIDCPPSLGLLTLNGMVAAQDGIIIPVQCEYLALEGLSMLLSTIERVRKALFPGLRVRGVLLTMYDNRTRLSDEVVSQVRAHFKKETFNVVIPRNIRLAEAPSHGLPIIAYFPNSPGAEAHRQLAQEVLEGDGVTVAVNA
- a CDS encoding MFS transporter; translation: MATAPAQDLGRWQRRFFTIWVGQALSLLGSQLVQFGLVWYLTRQTGSATVLATATLVAMLPNIALAPLVGSLIDRGNRRRIMMVADSGVALVTVLLALLFALGAVQLWHIYLAMFLRALGGAFHGPAMQASTSLMVPPQHLARIQGLNQMLNGGMNILSAPLGALLLELLPMQGLLGLDVLTALFAVVPLFFFTIPQPAKAPSAGLAPSFWQDVRAGLDYVLSWPGLLIICLMATAINFLFSPAGALTPLLITKHFGGGVKELGLFEAMFSAGVILGGLLLGAWGGFRRQILTAMLGLLGMGVFTFLVGRTPAHAFPWAVAGMFFSGLMNPIVNGSLGAILQGAVEPGMQGRVFSLINSLSTAATPVSLLAAGPLADRYGVPSWYMLGGVVCFLLALVGMALPAVMSVDDGHPGKGVVAG